DNA from Nitrospinota bacterium:
GGGCAAATTGGCATTAACACTTAACACGGTTGGATATGGCTAAGACAACGCAGGAAATACTGGCGCAGGCCAAGGAAAAATTGAAGACACTCTCCGCCTCGGAAGCGGCGGACGCAAAGGCGGCTGTGGCGCTTCGCATGGCGAAAAAGAAGGTCAAACGCGCCCAGCGCAAGACCAAGGTTGAAAAGACCATGGGCGGCAAGCGGGAAAGCTACGAGGCCAACCGCCTGAAGAACATCGAGAAGGCCAACGAAAAAGTGGCGAAGAAAAAGGCCGCCGCCGAGGCCGCCCTTAACGCCGCCGCCGAGAAACAGGCCGCCGCAGCCGGCGCCGAGGGCTGATAAGGACATCTTGTAAAGCCAGATCAGAGGAATATTTACCACGGAGGCACAGAGGCGCGGAGAAAAAATATCTTCGCTTTGTGACTTTGTGTCTCTGTGGTCATGCCTCCCCCCTGCAATCATGATGGAACAGCCCCGCCGATGAACGATCCGGCCAAGGTCAAACCGCATCTGGACAGGCTTCTGGCCCGGTTTGACAGGGCGTACCTTGCGCCGGACCCGCTGGCCGCCGCCCTCAAATTCAAACGAAAAGACGACCTGGAGACCGCCTGCTTTATCGCCGGTGTGTTCGCCTATGGCCGGGCGGACCTGATACAGAAAAATGTGGCCAACATTCTCGGCTCCATGGACGGATCGCCAGCAATGTTCTGCGAATCTTTCGCCAGAAAGGAAAGTCCCGGCTGGATGCGGGACTTTAGTTACCGCTTCAACAAGCATGACGACCTTGCGGCGTTGGTCCGCGCCATAGGGGAGGCCAGAAGCCGCCACGGCTCGCTCAAAGGGCTGTTCCTTGAAAAGGACGACCCGTCGGCGGAAACGGTCCTGCCCGGGTTGATCGGGCTTGTGGGCGCGCTGCGTGGATACGCGAAACGCAAGACCCGGTCGTTTTCCACCCTTGTCGCTGATCCGGCCCTTGGCGGCGCATCCAAACGGTTGAACCTTTTCATGCGGTGGATGGTCCGCAAGGATGGTGTGGATCCCGGCCCGTGGCACGGCGCGGTGTCCACCTCGCGGCTTGTGATCCCGCTGGACACGCACGTCGGCAGAATCGCCCGGCAATTGGGATTGCTTGACAGGAACTCCAACGACTGGAAAGCCGCCCTCGAGCTTACGAGGTATTTGCGCAAGCTCGATCCAAAAGACCCGGTGAAATACGACTTTGCCA
Protein-coding regions in this window:
- a CDS encoding TIGR02757 family protein codes for the protein MNDPAKVKPHLDRLLARFDRAYLAPDPLAAALKFKRKDDLETACFIAGVFAYGRADLIQKNVANILGSMDGSPAMFCESFARKESPGWMRDFSYRFNKHDDLAALVRAIGEARSRHGSLKGLFLEKDDPSAETVLPGLIGLVGALRGYAKRKTRSFSTLVADPALGGASKRLNLFMRWMVRKDGVDPGPWHGAVSTSRLVIPLDTHVGRIARQLGLLDRNSNDWKAALELTRYLRKLDPKDPVKYDFAICSYGKLGYCVKKADPEKCGTCDFGSICSKAV